A single region of the Nicotiana sylvestris chromosome 6, ASM39365v2, whole genome shotgun sequence genome encodes:
- the LOC104223493 gene encoding ERBB-3 BINDING PROTEIN 1, with product MSDDEREEREFDLTSPEVVTKYKSAAEIVNKALQLVLSECKPKAKIVDLCEKGDAFIKEQTGNMYKNVKKKIERGVAFPTCISVNNTVCHFSPLSSDETVLEEGDILKIDMGCHIDGFIAVVGHTHVLHEGPVTGRAADVIAAANTAAEVALRLVRPGKKNSDVTEAIQKVAAAYDCNIVEGVLSHQMKQFVIDGNKVVLSVTNPETRVDEAEFEENEVYSIDVVTSTGEGKPKLLDEKQTTIYKRAVDKSYNLKMKASRFIFSEISQKFPIMPFTTRDLEEKRARLGLVECVNHELLQPYPVLHEKPGDLVAHIKFTVLLMPNGSDRVTSHALQELKPAKTIENEPEIKAWLALPVKTKKKGGGKKKKGKKGDKTEDSSQAEPTEG from the exons ATGTCGGACGacgagagagaagagagagaattTGATCTCACCAGTCCTGAGGTCGTCACCAAGTACAAGAGCGCCGCTGAAATCGTTAACA AGGCTTTGCAATTGGTGTTGTCCGAATGCAAGCCAAAAGCAAAGATAGTTGATCTTTGTGAAAAAGGGGATGCCTTTATCAAAGA GCAAACTGGAAATATGTACAAGAATGTGAAGAAGAAAATTGAGAGAGGTGTTGCATTTCCAACGTGTATTTCAGTTAACAACACTGTGTGTCATTTCTCTCCATTGTCTAGCGATGAGACAGTACTGGAAGAAGGTGATATATTGAAGAT TGATATGGGATGTCATATTGATGGATTTATTGCTGTAGTTGGACATACACATGTTCTTCACGAAGGACCAGTTACTGGTAGAGCTGCTGATGTCATTGCAGCTGCTAATACAGCCGCTGAAGTTGCTTTGAGGCTTGTGAGACCAGGAAAGAAG AACTCGGATGTAACAGAAGCTATTCAGAAAGTTGCTGCTGCCTATGACTGCAACATTGTTGAGGGTGTCTTGAGCCATCAAATGAAGCAATTTGTTATTGATGGAAACAAAGTTGTATTGAGTGTGACCAATCCTGAAACAAGAGTAGATGAAGCAGAATTCGAGGAGAATGAGGTTTACTCCATTGATGTTGTGACAAGCACTGGTGAAGGAAAG CCAAAATTGTTGGATGAGAAACAAACAACTATCTACAAGAGAGCCGTGGACAAGAGCTATAACCTGAAGATGAAAGCCTCAAGGTTTATCTTCAGCGAAATCAGTCAGAAGTTCCCTATCATGCCATTTACCACAAG GGATTTGGAGGAGAAGAGGGCTCGTCTGGGCCTAGTTGAGTGTGTTAACCATGAGCTTCTGCAGCCATATCCTGTTCTACATGAGAAACCTG GTGATTTGGTTGCTCACATTAAATTCACAGTGCTGTTAATGCCTAATGGGTCGGATAGGGTTACATCTCATGCTCTCCAGGAGCTGAAGCCTGCAAAGACGATAGAGAATGAACCCGAAATCAAAGCCTGGCTTGCCCTTCCCGTTAAGACCAAGAAGAAAGGCGGtgggaagaaaaagaaag GGAAAAAAGGTGACAAGACAGAAGACTCATCTCAAGCAGAGCCAACTGAAGGATAG
- the LOC104223495 gene encoding probable protein phosphatase 2C 25, which produces MSCTVAISNSPVFSPSRVPVPASSSPSSPLRILRLQKPLPSSLIRASPDSTSPTVLKRKRPSRLDVPAFSMSFGNIPATPAAVADFMEAEGDGYSVCCKRGRKSAMEDRYSATVNLHTDSKHGVFGIFDGHGGAKAAEYAAENLNTNIMNELGNTTTDDEIKEAVKNGYLKTDSEFLNQQVRGGSCCVTALIRNGNLVISNAGDCRAVVSRGGVAEALTSDHRPSRKDEKDRIEASGGYVDCCRGIWRIQGSLAVSRGIGDQCLKQWVTAEPETRILGLNPELEFLILACDGLWDKISNQEAVDIVRPLCTTQQSLPACRKLVDLSVSRGSVDDISVMIVQMGRFC; this is translated from the exons ATGTCTTGCACGGTCGCTATTTCAAACTCGCCGGTGTTCTCGCCGTCTAGAGTTCCAGTACCCGCTTCCTCTTCTCCGTCATCGCCGTTACGGATTCTTCGTCTTCAGAAGCCTTTACCAAGTTCCCTTATTAGAGCTTCGCCCGATTCTACTTCTCCTACGGTTTTGAAGAGGAAGAGACCGTCTAGGTTGGATGTTCCTGCTTTTTCTATGAGTTTCGGGAATATTCCGGCCACTCCAGCTGCAGTCGCAGATTTCATGGAGGCTGAGGGCGATGGATATTCTGTTTGCTGTAAAAGGGGAAGGAAAAGTGCAATGGAGGATCGTTACTCTGCAACAGTCAATCTTCACACAGATTCGAAACATGGCGTTTTTGGTATATTTGATGGACATGGAGGAGCAAAAGCAGCAGAGTATGCAGCCGAGAATTTGAACACGAACATCATGAACGAACTAGGAAATACAACAACAGATGATGAAATTAAAGAGGCGGTGAAAAACGGTTATTTGAAAACAGATTCTGAATTTCTAAACCAACAAGTTCGAGGTGGATCGTGCTGCGTAACTGCATTGATCCGAAATGGCAATTTAGTAATATCCAATGCCGGCGATTGTCGTGCTGTTGTGAGCAGAGGAGGGGTTGCTGAGGCATTGACTTCTGATCATCGGCCTTCACGAAAAGATGAGAAAGATAGAATTGAGGCTTCG GGTGGCTATGTAGATTGTTGTCGCGGCATTTGGAGAATTCAGGGATCTCTTGCTGTATCAAGAGGTATTGGAGATCAGTGTCTTAAACAATGGGTTACAGCAGAACCTGAGACTAGGATTCTTGGACTTAATCCTGAACTGGAGTTCTTAATCCTTGCATGTGATGGTTTATGGGATAAGATTAGCAATCAGGAAGCAGTAGATATTGTTCGGCCTTTGTGCACTACGCAGCAGTCATTGCCAGCCTGTAGAAAGCTAGTTGACCTCTCTGTTTCGCGAGGTTCTGTTGATGATATAAGTGTGATGATAGTTCAAATGGGGAGATTCTGTTGA